A part of Asterias rubens chromosome 14, eAstRub1.3, whole genome shotgun sequence genomic DNA contains:
- the LOC117299077 gene encoding uncharacterized protein LOC117299077 has product MKTVLFALVFTSCVGSLFAVECYTCVYSPGAGGGLFGGDGCNDPFNATSQLIVSCDGTCAKTSSRVNGEITALARACLPAGQCPEACASIGNTEVCVYCCTGDKCNGASTVTFGLMTACVTALAAWMNSA; this is encoded by the exons ATGAAGACTGTACTATTTGCTCTCGTATTTACTTCGTGTGTTG GGAGTCTGTTTGCTGTCGAATGCTACACCTGCGTCTACTCGCCCGGGGCAGGGGGTGGTCTTTTTGGTGGTGATGGATGCAACGACCCGTTCAACGCAACTTCCCAACTGATCGTATCGTGTGACGGCACTTGTGCT AAAACTTCTTCCCGTGTAAACGGTGAGATCACGGCACTTGCTCGCGCGTGTCTCCCAGCAGGGCAATGCCCAGAGGCCTGCGCCTCAATAGGGAACACCGAGGTCTGTGTGTATTGCTGTACTGGGGACAAATGCAACGGCGCATCCACCGTGACTTTTGGTCTGATGACGGCTTGCGTCACTGCACTCGCGGCCTGGATGAATTCAGCCTG A